CGAGCAGGCCGGGAGATGATCCTCGGCCGGAGCGGCATTGCCTTTTTCACCGACCCGGAAATCGGGCAAAAGATGGCCGTCATCTATGCGCCGGTTCGTTCGGCGAATTATTCCATGGCCATGATGATGCCCGAGGATCAGATCATGGCCCCGGTCAAAAGCCTGCGCTGGTTTTTTATCTTCATCACTTTGGCTTCCATTGGGTTATCCCTGGCGGTGTCCTTGATATTGGCCAAAAGAGTCACCAGTCCTGTGGAAGCTTTAAATGCAGCGGCCAAAGATCTGGCCAAGGGAAACTGGCAGACCAGGCTTACCCCTATAGGAAGCGACGAAGTGAGCCAACTGGCCAGAGCCTTCAATGAAATGGCCGACTCTCTGGAAAAACGCGAAGGGGCGCTTAAAGAGAGTGAAGAAAAATACAGGCTGCTGGTAAAAAACTTACCTAATATTATATACAAAGGATATTTAGACTGGTCTGTTGAATTTGTGGATAATAAGATCGAGCTGTTAACCGGTTATACGAAAGATGAATTTAATTCCCGAAAGATTAAGTGGGCCGATATTGTTGTTAAAGAAGATATTAAAGGTGCAAAAGACAGTTTTATCCGGGCCTTAAAAACAAACACGTCATATGTTCGCGAATACAGGATCAAAGCAAGGTCCGGTAAGATCCTTTGGATTCAGGAAAGAGCATCTATTGTATGTGATGACGCCGGACAGGCTCAGTACGTGAGCGGAATATTTTTTGACATCACCGACAAGAAACATGCCGAGCAGGCCCTGCGGGAGAGCGAAGAGGAGTACAAAAAACTTTACCAGGAATCAAAAAGAGCTGAAGAGGTCTATCGCAGCCTGCTGCATTCATCCGCCGATGCCATCGTTATCTATGATATGAACGGAAGCACCGGCTATGTCAGCCCTGCGTTTACCCAAATATTCGGGTGGACATTGGAGGAAGTAAAGGGCAAACACATACCGTTTCTCCCGGAATCCGAAAGAGAAGACACCCTGGCCATTTTCAAGGATCTTGCTGAAAACGGTACAACCTGCCATGGCTTTGAAACCAAACGCTATACAAAAGACGGCTGCCTGCTGGACATCAGCATCAGTGCCTCGCGTTATCACGATCACGAAAATAAACCGGCGGGAATGCTGGAGGTTCTGCGTGACATTTCCAAAAAGAAACGGCTGGAAGCTCAACTCCAGCAGGCCCAAAGGCTGGAGGCTATTGGAACTCTGGCCGGCGGAATCGCTCATGATTTCAACAACCTGATGATGGGCATGCTGGGAAACGTATCGTTAATTTTAAGTGATATCGAAACCACGCATCAACATTACCAAAAGCTGAAAAAGATTGAAAAGTTGATTCAAAACGCCTCTAAATTGACCAACCAACTGCTCGGATATGCAAGGAAAGGTACATATGAGGTTAAACCGGTAAGTGTAAACCAGATCGTTGCAGAAAGCGCAGAAACGTTTGGCAGAACCAAAAAGGAAATTACGATTCACAGGGAGCTTGCTGAAGACGTGTTCGCCGTTAACGCAGACGAGGCTCAGCTCCAGCAGGTTTTGCTGAACCTATACATCAATGCTGCGGATGCCATGCCCGGCGGTGGAGATCTTTTTCTGAAAACCATAAACGTTACTCACCGAGAAATGAAAGATAAATCCTATGCCCCCAAACCGGGTGACTATGTCCTGATAAAAGTGACAGACCATGGCACGGGTATGGATGCAAAAACCGCCGAGCGCATTTTTGATCCTTTTTTCACTACCAAGGAAATGGGGCGGGGAACGGGTCTAGGGTTGGCATCGGCATATGGAATTATCAAGGGTCATGGTGGCTACATTGATGTTGATACGGAAAAAGGGCGCGGAACCACTTTCAGCATTTACCTGCCGGCATCAAACCGACCGATTCCCAAAACCTTTGAGCTGCCTGATCGAATTAAAAAAGGAGATGAAACCGTCCTGCTTGTGGATGATGAGGAAGTGGTCTTTGAGGTCGGCTCTCAAATGCTAGAAAGATTAGGATATCGCGTACTTGGAGCCAAAAGCGGCCGGGAAGCGCTGGAGATCTATGCCAAGAACAGGTATACGATCGATTTGGTGATACTGGACATGATCATGCCGGAAACAGGCGGCGGAGAGGCCTATGACAGACTGAAAGAACTCGATGCAGATGTAAAGGTATTGCTTTCAAGCGGCTACAGTATTAATGGACAGGCCACCGAGATCCTCAGGCGAGGTTGTAATGGTTTTATCCAAAAGCCGTTCAACATAAAGGATCTGTCACAGAAGATAAGGGAAATTTTAGACCCAAGATTAGCCTGCGCTAAGGCTTAAGATTTATCAGAACATCATTGACAGACAAAAAAAGAATCTGCTAAAGCCCTCTAAGGCAATGAAAATTGAAACAACAGGGGATCAAACTATGGAAATCAGCGTGACCAAGTCCACAAAAATCGGCCAAAAGCCCCGCCCAAAAGATTCCGAACTGGGTTTCGGCAAATACACCACGGATCATATGTTTCTGATGGATTTTAGCCGGGAAAAAGGGTGGCACAGTGCGCGCATCGAACCCTATGGAAACCTGTCTCTCGATCCGGCCGCCATGGTGTTGCATTATAATCAGGAAGTGTTCGAAGGCCTAAAGGCCTATCATTTGATGGACGGCGGTATCGGACTGTTTCGACCGGAAAAAAATATTGAACGCATGAACGCCTCCGCCCGCAGAATGGTCATGCCGGAAGTGGATCCCGACGTTATCCTGCGGGCCTTAAAAGAGCTGATTTTGCTTGAACGTGAATGGATCCCCAAGTCGGAAGGCACCTCGCTTTATATCCGGCCTACCATGATTGCCACCGAGCCTGCGCTGGGCGTGAGGCCCGCGGAACAATACCTTTATTACATCATCCTCGGCCCGGTGGGTGCTTACTACCGTGAAGGGTTCAGCCCCACCAAGATTTTCGTTTCCGACGAGTATGTTCGCGCCGCCAAGGGCGGTGCCGGAGAAGCGAAAACATCCGGCAACTACGGCCCCACGCTCCTGGCTTCCAAGCAGGCTGCCAAGAAAGGCTACACCCAGGTTCTATGGATAGATGCCAAGGAGCGTAAGTATGTGGAGGAAGTCGGCACCAGCAATATCTTCTTTTTGATCGACGACGAGCTGGTCACTCCGCCCCTTGGAGGAACCATCCTGCCGGGTGTGACCAGGGATTCCGTGCTCCATATTGCTCGGGTCTGGGGGCTTAATGTTTCAGAACGCCTTATCACCATCCAGGAAGTCGTTGACGACGCTAAAAGCGGAGCGCTCAAGGAAATGTTTGCAACCGGCACCGCTGCGGTCATTTCCCCTGTGGGCGAGATTTGCTACAAAGAAAACGTTTTTCAAATCGCCGACGGCAAGACCGGAGATCTTTCCCGAAAACTCTATGACGAAATTACCGGGATACAGGACGGGCGCAAGGAAGATCCCTTTGGCTGGCGGCTTCGTATTGGTTAATTACCGTCTATCAATTCCTGCAATAGCTGGGCATGCCGGTTTTCTTCCGCTATGATCATATCTAAATGATGTCTTTAATTAAAAACATGCGATGGTTCCCCAATCGGTCACCAATCAACACAGATGATCGGATAAAATATTTTTTGCCCCAAAACCGTTAAAATTTATTACTGAATGGCCAATCTATCCCGGATTTTTCACGAGATAGAGAAAAGGATACTTTGTCCTGATATTTTTTTTAATGCAGCCGGTCAACTGTCCAGTAAAACGGTTAGCGGGATGACATGAAGTTTATCTGATATTTCCTGGGTGAAACCGATTTGCCAGTCAATGCATTTGGCGCTCCCGTTAAGCAATTGATCGATTTTTTCAACCAGGCCTTTGATATTGATAATTGGATGACGGGAAAAAACTTCCGGCAGTCCATAGGTGAGGCTGCAGTGAATGCATTTGCCCGGCCGCTGCGTAAGGTGCAGTTCAAATTCAATCCGGTTTTGCCCGAGCGTTTTGAATCTAAGGCTGATATCGTAAGCACCTTCGGCTGCATCGCCGTAGAGGGCGTCAAAAAACCGATCTGCGAGATCTTCCGGAAACAGTTTTTGCAGAACATCCGGAGTAAAAATGTCGTTAAAATTTTCCGGCCGCATGGTCCTCAACTCCTGCTTTTCGTCATCAGTGCTGTCGCCATACATATGTTTTCAAGGCATTGCCTGTCAACCTGCATTTTAAACGGAGAATAATCTAAATTAACTAAAAAAACCGAAACACCCCGTTCGATACAAATGAACCAAAAAAAATCGTTCAGGATTGTGGAATTTGAGACCTGAACGATTTTTGTGTTGATGACTTCCCCTGATGCCGTTATTGACCCCCGATGCACATCCGATTTTCCAAAGTCATTTTGGTTATTATGTTTGCAGATGACCGGCGGAAAAGATGCACGTACATCCGAGAAGCCTTTTAAGCCTTTTAAAATAATATCGGAACTTTCGTAAAAAACTTTAAAGATAAGTTAACGACATTGGGTTTCGAGTTGTAAACAAATGGATTTTACAGCTGGTTTCGTTTGGAGATCTATAATTTTTGGATCTTATATCTTCTGTGATGGATCCGGATAAAGAATTGATCATCAACATTCTCTAAAAGGTCGGATATTTTGATCAGGCCTTGCTCGGCGAACTTGATGCGTTCATCTTTAACACGCATGTACAAGCTGTCCGCTTTTATCTCAAGTTTTTTGGGGTTTAGCTTTATCTGTTTTCCGGTGTTCAATATGAGTGTGATAGCCTTGTCCTTGATGACATCGAAGACGAACAGGGCCGTATCTTCGTAATGAAAATAGACTTTTTCCCGGCAGTTTTCAATTGTCTGGCCGACATAATAGCCGCGCCGGTCTTTCTGTATGGATGCATGAAAGTAATCAATGATCTTTTTATGCTCGAATTTTCCATGTTGATTGCACCAGCAGCCGTTTCGATCCAGCCAGAATACCGCTTTGTCTTTTGAGATGATTATTTCTTTTTGTTTTTTTGTCATAACCAGCAACACCACTACAGCGTCAAACACTCAATTAGGGTGAAAATGTGAAGCTCCCCGCCCTGAAGGGCGGGGGTTTTGACGTGTGTCAGTGCTTCGCGGCGGGGAGCAGGCCGGTCAATTTTTGCCAACATCCCGATGTGTTATTTTATTTGACACGCCGGCTGGCCTCGCCTATAGATATCTTAGCAGCAATAGAATTTAAAGAAACCGAAATGAGCAGAAAGCCGAACCCGTTACTCAACGATTTTTTAGACAAAGGCCTTTCCCTGCCAAAAATCCATTGGGAAACCGTGCCGCCGGGGGTGAATCCTGCGGATGCCTGGGAGGCATTCGATCAGAAAAACGGCTATCGCAGCTTTTTGACCAGCCGGGCGACACGGGCGCCCAGCTTTTCGGCATTCTGCAGAGTCCCGGCATCCGGGGCACCCACGCAGGCTACGCCGTAATGGCCGGTGGCGTTCATCGGATCGCCGACAATGATCATCCCGTAAATCAGCATGGTTTGTATAATGGACATCATGGTAGTTTCCTTGCCGCCGGAGGCATCGCCGCCGGTGGCAAAGGCGGCGCCTACTTTATCTTCCATTTTCCTGCGCACGCCGACAAAATCGTCAAAAATCTTTTTCAGTTCCGCCGCCATCACACCGAAATAGACCGGTGATCCGGCAATGATTCCGCCGGATTCAACAAAATCTTCCTTGCCGACTTCATCGGTGGAACGCAGCCGGCAGCGAACACCTTCGACCGATTCGACACCCTGGCCTACAGCCTCGGCCAGTTTGCGGGTATTGCCGCCCCGGGAATAATAAAGCACCAGAATTTGCATGGGTATCGCCCTCCTTAATTATTTTTTTAAGAGTATAGCATTGATGAAGCTGCCAATACAAAGGCAAATTATCGACAGCCTTTTTAGCCCGAATTTTTCGTAAAGAATTTATCAGCCTTTAAAATACTCCAAAAATATAGTATGGATACAGTCTATTATAATGCTGCCATCTTATTTTGAGAGCCAAACAGCCATGCGCTATGCAATTATCACCAACCCTGTCTCCGGCAAAATGAGCGCTGTTCAGAAACGCCGGGCACTGGCACCGGCCGCAGAAATCCTGGATGCCGACATTTACGGGCTCGATACGGTTAGTGCAGCGGAATTTGTCCAATGCGCACGGGAAGTTGCCACCCGTTGCGACGTGCTGGTTGCCGCCGGAGGAGACGGGACGTTTTCGGACATCATCAATGCGGTCGATACGGCTCATATGTCTGTTGCCTACCTTCCATTGGGCACCGGTAACGCCATGCAGTGGGCATTGAAATACAAAGGTAATCTGGCCCGAATTGCAATGCGGATTAAAAACGGCAGGATTCATGCATACGATCTGGTTGACTGCGACACCAAAGCCCGGGCGTTTATGGTATCGGTGGGAATTGAAGGCACGGTAATCCGGCTCCGGGACGCTTATGCCGCCCGGGGCGGTACCGGCTTTGAAACGTATTTTAGAGCCGTTGTTGCTTCGTATTTCAAAGCTTATCGGCGCGCCAATGCTGCAATTACCATTGATGACGCAACGATTGAGGTTAACAACCTGCTGAGCCTGATGGTCGTCAAGCAGCCCTATTACGGGTTTGGGATGAATGTTGTGCCCAAGGCACGGTTCGACGATGGAAAGCTGCATATCTGTTGCATCAATTCGGGATTGTTTCAATCTGTTACCGGCGGGATCACCGCATTTGCCAGCGGCAATCGCATCGGGCAATACCGCACCGGCCGCCGGTTGGTTGTAAAACTCGATCGACCGATATTACTGCAAGTTGACGGGAATGCGGGTTGGGAGGCGACGGCATTTACATTCACGGTTCTTCCAAAGGCGCTGAAGATCAAGTGCTAGCCCGGATATTTTCTATGAAAAAGGCTTTTGAGTCTAACGGTCTTAATTTAAGTCAATAAAGTTGGCTGAACAGTGCTTGACCTTTGGTGATTGGCGGTGTAAGTCAATTTCAAACAAACCCATGGAAGGTGTTGAATGCTGAGCGAATGGATCCTTTTTGAAGACGCAAGCTATCTGGTAGAACGGGCCTTTATCGTGGCTCCGGACAATACCGCGGTCGCCCTGGAGAAAGCTCTAATCACGATCAATACCGGCAAGAAGGGCAAAAAGCATTTATCCGGAAGCGGCCTGGTGCGCAACGAGTTGCTGGTGGAACTTTTAGAAGAGAGCGATGAACTGGATCTGATTCTGGATTTAGGGGGTGAGTTCAAGTACCGGCTGAAAACGCCGAAGATTAGCGCCGGTAAAGTCTTTTCCCCGAAGGTGAAATCCACACTTCAATTTGCGCCCACCAGCCCCTGGGATCAAATCCCGGAGTCCGAGTTCGAAAAGCTCCTGAGTCGATTGAAATTTTTGTAGGACAATCAATGGCGACAAAAATAGTGTTCCAATCGGAACATATTTTTGAAAACTGCTATAAGATATTGACATAGATAGTCTTTTAAACGTGATTACGCAACTTAAGGGCGACCGGATGCGGATTCAGATAGACCTGCTGCTTCAAATACGGCTGCCGGTATTTGTGTGCATAATGGTTGAGCAGCGTAATCGGAACGATCAGGGGGACATACTCTTTTCTATATTGATCGATAATCTCAAGCAGCTCCTGTTTTTCATCCAAAGACAGTTGATTTTGAAAATATCCCATGATGTGCTGCACGACATTGATATTTTTTTTCAAGGTGGTTTTCAACCTCAAGGCCTTTAGCAACAGGGTTTCATAGCGTTGAAACAAATCTTCGATCGCAAGGGATTTCCCTGCGGCAACGAGCTTGCCCATCGAGCGCAAATGGCCGGGACTGTGGGACAGGATCAGCAGTTTATGGCGGGTGTGGAAATCCACCAGGTTGGCCATATTTTTTCGTTCGGCCAAAGTTTCGCGCCAGCGTTTCAGGGTAAATATTTGTTCGATGAACATTTCTCTG
Above is a genomic segment from Candidatus Desulfatibia profunda containing:
- a CDS encoding PAS domain S-box protein, whose amino-acid sequence is MKFSTRLTLTTLCAALLPLLLAMMVSLWHSSRQLHVLTIESAQGHLRAGAEKLSGYFAQRITESASYANNPLVGTMDWQKIGPFLQKELKRHGGIYEKLVLGNPDSHYYVTSGGNPAYGGLASFDDSDPHAKLKSIASREYWQYLVGNNRKAEFRTYVSDPIISYTTGVRQVLVGATVLSAAGDKILGMVGGTIQWKEIESLVNSVRDEILKDFGRAAKLCLVTHSGIYTYHWDSAKVIHLQLDAQGQPILNEIGEKTAVIVKITDEPSAELARAGREMILGRSGIAFFTDPEIGQKMAVIYAPVRSANYSMAMMMPEDQIMAPVKSLRWFFIFITLASIGLSLAVSLILAKRVTSPVEALNAAAKDLAKGNWQTRLTPIGSDEVSQLARAFNEMADSLEKREGALKESEEKYRLLVKNLPNIIYKGYLDWSVEFVDNKIELLTGYTKDEFNSRKIKWADIVVKEDIKGAKDSFIRALKTNTSYVREYRIKARSGKILWIQERASIVCDDAGQAQYVSGIFFDITDKKHAEQALRESEEEYKKLYQESKRAEEVYRSLLHSSADAIVIYDMNGSTGYVSPAFTQIFGWTLEEVKGKHIPFLPESEREDTLAIFKDLAENGTTCHGFETKRYTKDGCLLDISISASRYHDHENKPAGMLEVLRDISKKKRLEAQLQQAQRLEAIGTLAGGIAHDFNNLMMGMLGNVSLILSDIETTHQHYQKLKKIEKLIQNASKLTNQLLGYARKGTYEVKPVSVNQIVAESAETFGRTKKEITIHRELAEDVFAVNADEAQLQQVLLNLYINAADAMPGGGDLFLKTINVTHREMKDKSYAPKPGDYVLIKVTDHGTGMDAKTAERIFDPFFTTKEMGRGTGLGLASAYGIIKGHGGYIDVDTEKGRGTTFSIYLPASNRPIPKTFELPDRIKKGDETVLLVDDEEVVFEVGSQMLERLGYRVLGAKSGREALEIYAKNRYTIDLVILDMIMPETGGGEAYDRLKELDADVKVLLSSGYSINGQATEILRRGCNGFIQKPFNIKDLSQKIREILDPRLACAKA
- a CDS encoding branched-chain amino acid aminotransferase, coding for MEISVTKSTKIGQKPRPKDSELGFGKYTTDHMFLMDFSREKGWHSARIEPYGNLSLDPAAMVLHYNQEVFEGLKAYHLMDGGIGLFRPEKNIERMNASARRMVMPEVDPDVILRALKELILLEREWIPKSEGTSLYIRPTMIATEPALGVRPAEQYLYYIILGPVGAYYREGFSPTKIFVSDEYVRAAKGGAGEAKTSGNYGPTLLASKQAAKKGYTQVLWIDAKERKYVEEVGTSNIFFLIDDELVTPPLGGTILPGVTRDSVLHIARVWGLNVSERLITIQEVVDDAKSGALKEMFATGTAAVISPVGEICYKENVFQIADGKTGDLSRKLYDEITGIQDGRKEDPFGWRLRIG
- a CDS encoding pancreas/duodenum homeobox protein 1, giving the protein MRPENFNDIFTPDVLQKLFPEDLADRFFDALYGDAAEGAYDISLRFKTLGQNRIEFELHLTQRPGKCIHCSLTYGLPEVFSRHPIINIKGLVEKIDQLLNGSAKCIDWQIGFTQEISDKLHVIPLTVLLDS
- a CDS encoding MFS transporter permease, coding for MTKKQKEIIISKDKAVFWLDRNGCWCNQHGKFEHKKIIDYFHASIQKDRRGYYVGQTIENCREKVYFHYEDTALFVFDVIKDKAITLILNTGKQIKLNPKKLEIKADSLYMRVKDERIKFAEQGLIKISDLLENVDDQFFIRIHHRRYKIQKL
- a CDS encoding NAD(P)H-dependent oxidoreductase, with amino-acid sequence MQILVLYYSRGGNTRKLAEAVGQGVESVEGVRCRLRSTDEVGKEDFVESGGIIAGSPVYFGVMAAELKKIFDDFVGVRRKMEDKVGAAFATGGDASGGKETTMMSIIQTMLIYGMIIVGDPMNATGHYGVACVGAPDAGTLQNAEKLGARVARLVKKLR
- a CDS encoding DUF523 and DUF1722 domain-containing protein; translation: MENRIKIGISACLLGQNVRWNGGHARDRYLTDTLGLYVDYVPVCPEVECGLGVPRETLRLVGHSDNPRLVTSKTNIDHTDRMTQWARKRAKELEKEDLCGFVFKKNSPSSGLFNVPVKNFKGMPQKKGSGIFARIFSEHFPLLPVEEEGRLHDPKLREMFIEQIFTLKRWRETLAERKNMANLVDFHTRHKLLILSHSPGHLRSMGKLVAAGKSLAIEDLFQRYETLLLKALRLKTTLKKNINVVQHIMGYFQNQLSLDEKQELLEIIDQYRKEYVPLIVPITLLNHYAHKYRQPYLKQQVYLNPHPVALKLRNHV